The genomic segment GGCGACCTCCGCCGCGGGACTGAAGTACCGCACCTCGAACCACCGTCGCGCCACGTCCTGCTCGGTCACGAAGGCGGTCTCCGAGTAGCCGACCTCGGCCGCCACGGCCAGCATCCGCGCGTCGTCGAGTCCGGCGGCGTCGCACACCACGCCCGCCGGGTTGCCTCCGTCGGGCGTGGTCGTGAACGCCGCGTACCGCAGGACGTCCACGGACTGCGGTATCGGACTGCTCATCGCTTCCTGGCCACTCCCGCCAGGCCCCTCGACCGCGCGGGCTCCTCGTTGTACGGGTCCTCACCGGAGGGACGCCACTCCGGCAGCCACACCAGGCCCGGCTCCACCATGTCGAGGCCGTCGAAGAACGCGGCGATCTCCTCGCGGGGACGCGGCATCGCCGGGCTGTTGGTCTTCTTCGCGTACGACTCGGTCAGCTTCTTCGACACCTCGATCGTCTCGGTGTCGGACGGATCGACGTGGATGTGCGACAGCGCGAGCAGGCTTCCCTCGGGCAGGCGCTCACGGTAGTAGGCCAGCACGCGCCCCGGGTCCGTCTCGGGCGGCATGAAGTGCAACAGCGCCACCACGAGCAGTGCGATCGGCTTCGTCTCGTCGATGACACCGGTGTCGAGCACCCGCTGCCACAGCAACGCACCGTCGAAGAAGTCCGCGTCGATGGCCCGGTGCCGGTTCGGGTCGGCCGTCTTCTCCAGCAGGATCTCGGCGTGCGCCTGCGCGATCGGCTCGTTGTCGATGTAGACGACGCTGCACTCGCCGGGCGCGATCTCGTCGGCGACCTCGTGGACGTTGCCCTGCGTCGGCAGACCCGATCCGATGTCGACGAACTGGCGGACCCCCT from the Saccharomonospora azurea NA-128 genome contains:
- a CDS encoding SAM-dependent methyltransferase, whose translation is MSASNADRLAESVNKVSVGRVYDYLLGGTHNYAVDQAFAQEQLRLLPDIRDFARSNRAFLKRAVRYAVEQGVRQFVDIGSGLPTQGNVHEVADEIAPGECSVVYIDNEPIAQAHAEILLEKTADPNRHRAIDADFFDGALLWQRVLDTGVIDETKPIALLVVALLHFMPPETDPGRVLAYYRERLPEGSLLALSHIHVDPSDTETIEVSKKLTESYAKKTNSPAMPRPREEIAAFFDGLDMVEPGLVWLPEWRPSGEDPYNEEPARSRGLAGVARKR